From the Ipomoea triloba cultivar NCNSP0323 chromosome 8, ASM357664v1 genome, the window GTTGCTTGAGCTTgctttgatgtttttttttgtttctgttAGCTTTACTTGGTTGAATCGGCTTGCTTTATTGGAATAGTATTGTTTTTGGGGGAAAATAAGCTCTGAgatgttttgttttgattttaaatGGTTGCTTGAAGCTTAATCTTTGTTGCTTGTGTTTGGAATTTTGATGTTTTATGATGGAAGTTTTGTTCCGAAATGGAATGTGGTGAATttctgttttatttatttatttatttaaattttgtgatTTCTGGTTTAGGTGTTTGATTCATTGATTGTTAATCTGacagttttttttgttttttttttgtttttttttttttgtgattgttAGAAATTCAGTGAGAATCTGAAGGCTGTGTGGGAGTGGTGATTGAAATGGGGAGTAATTTGAACTTCAAGAACTTTGGTAATGAGCAGTTGGGGGATGGTGGGGGAAGGCAGGCGAGTTTTGGGCTGGTGAGGCAGCCGTCGGTTTATTCCTTGACTTTTGATGAGTTTCAGAGCGCGGTGGGGTGTGGGATTGGGAAGGATTTTGGGTCAATGAACATGGATGAGTTGCTGAAGAATATTTGGAGTGCTGAGGAGAATCAGACCATGGGATCAGCTAGTGGTGGGCAGCAACAGAACAGTGGTCCTAGTGGGTATTTGCAGAGACAAGGGTCTTTGACATTGCCAAGAACTCTGAGTCAGAAGACTGTTGATGAGGTTTGGAGGGATATAATGAAGGAATATTGTGTTGAGAAAGATGGGAGTGGCGGTGGtagtggcggtggtggtggtggtggtggtgttggggGCTCGAATACGCCTCAGAGGCAGCAGACTTTGGGAGAGATGACCCTTGAGGAGTTCTTGTCTAAAGCTGGGGTTGTGAGGGAAGAGACACAGATGGCTGGACAGGTTACTAATGGTGGAGGAGTATTTGGGGATTTGGTGAGTAATACCGGGCTAGGGTTTGGGTATCAGCAGGCTGGGCAGAACAACGCGGGATTGATGGGCGGTAGGATGCCTGAAAACAACCCTAATTTGATGTTGAACATGAGCCAGGCTAGGCCTTCTCAGCCACACCCCGGGACTTCACAATTGCAGcaacaccaacaccaacaaAAGGTTGAACAGCAAAAGATAGAAAgccaacaacaacaaaagatagagcagcagaaccaccaccaccaccaccagcaaCCGCTGTTTCCTAAGCAACCAACCTTGGCCTATGGTGCTCCAATGCCAATCCCCGCTAATGGTCAATTACGCAGTAATGGAATGAAGGGCGGGGTTATGGGAATTCCCGATGCTGCTGCAATCAATGGCAATCTAGTTCAAGGCTCCACCCTGCAGGGTGGAGGGATGGGTTTGGTAGGTTTAGGACCTGGGGGTGTTACCGTTGCTACAGGATCTCCAGCTGTTTCATCAGATGGGCTCACCAAGAGTAATGGCGATACGTCTTCTGTGTCGCCAGTTCCTTATGCTTTCAATGGAAATGTAAGGGGGAGGAAAAGCAGTGCACTGGAGAAGGTCGTTGAAAGGAGACAGAGGAGAATGATAAAAAATAGAGAGTCAGCTGCAAGATCAAGGGCCAGGAAGCAGGTACTGCAATATCGTCACTTGCTGTCTTGCTTGCATTATAGTAAAGTTTCCATTCATTAATATGATggtattatcaaattaaagaaagtttCAATTTAATTGTTCCATCTCGGGATTGAGTAGTAAAAAATGGTTTAAATGAAATACATAGTAGTCAAACTTACAGAATAGGAAGGGAAATTATTGCTTtgaggattattattattataacattcaACTTTTATTAGTTTATGTGACAAGATATGAAATTTTTTGAGAGGTTAAACATCTTGAAAAGTTTTAAGCATGTGATTTACATTTGCAACAAGGTCATATAAATGAGTATTGACAACTTGTACAAACAAAACTCATAATCAGCTATAGAATGGCTGGTGCCTTCATCATTATTATTCTACATAACTGCAAGAAACTCTACTAAACAAACACTTAACTTTCCTTTGCTTAAGAATGTGATCAAGAATCAATATTTTAGTTGCAAATAAGTTTCAGTGACTAGTGTCGGTCTGTTTAACTTCTTTCCAGGCATATACTATGGAGTTAGAAGCAGAAGTTGCAAAACTAAAAGAAGAAAACCAAGAACTACGTAAGAAACAGGTAAGTGTTGAATTTGTTATGTGATTCGTTTATGTATGAACACTTTTATATATCCTTTTGCTGACATGAATATGTACATTGTTGTTGCTGCAGGCGGAGATGATGGAAATGCAGAAAAATCAGGTACaccaaattttatatatactgcttcttggtttatcttttatttgtacatttaatGGGGATGGGATACAAACCCAAGCCTACTACCTAGCCAGGGGTTTAACTTAATATTAAGCTAAAACCAAATTCTGAAGTTTCCTAGGACAggttgtgtgtttgtgtgtattATTCATTCAGAAAATATTGGAGTTAACTTCTGGGGGCTAAGTAGTTAGCACGTAGAACAAAAGATTGCCATCGTGCTCAGAAGTGGTAAACTAGAATATCTTTTCCTATGTGGTGAGTTGGAGATCAAACTGCCAGAAATTTGGCTTTCATAATttagttgaaacttgaaaggtaTATCCAGACACTTATTAGATGAGAAGGTGTTGGTTAAAAGTCACAAAAGATAAAATAGATGATTGTAAAGCTGGGAAGATTCAATACTAACATTGGTTTAAAGGAAAAAGCTGTTAGGATGGGTAGAAAGTGAGATGCAAGAAATGATAGAGAAAATCGGAGGAAATTTTGTGTTTGGGTGAGAGGAAAGGCGGAGAGAGTCATGTATTGAGAAACGAGAGAGGAGTAAGGTCATGTGTATACTATGCattagtattttcaaaatgacTTTCACTTTTGTCATCTCAGATCAATTCATGAATTTCTTATGACTTAAGCCGAAGATTAGTTTGGCAAAGATTAAAATTCTTAGCTTCTGATCATTCATCTTGTAGTATTAGAGTCAATGCTGTCTAATTTGATTATCGACCAGTCTGCATAATCAACATAGTGTTATGTACTGATACACAATATTTCTGGAACTATCACAACAACAGCCTTGTTATTGTATCCAATCAATTAAACTTCTTCAATTTATTCAAACTGTATTATGACTGCAGGTTCTTGAGATGATGAATCTTCAGCGTGGAGCTAAAAGGCGATGCCTCAGACGCACACAGACAAGTCCATGGTAGAAGCAGTGCAGGCATTGATTGTTGCTGGGATATATCTAAATCGAGTTTAGGCATTCGTAAATATGGAAATGAATCATATATTCACTTTAAATCAGAAGAGTTATCAGTCTCTTTTTCtgtagttatttttttttttttttgaatttttacttgGAATCTGCCTTGTTTACACTGCACATAGGCAGGCAATTTAGAATATCTAGTTGAATGGATATATAGATTATTTAGGTCTGCAATATTGTTCCTATACTAGAAGATATCTAGTACGGAGTACTAGTTTTCTGCTTCAACAGCCTTAAATAGGATTAggataatggtcaaataagtgtTTCTACTATTTAAGAAAATTCaattaagattttcaaaaataaaaataaaaataaaaaattcaattaagactcttgaattaaacaaaaaaaaaaatcaattaaacacATGAACCTAGAAAAAAAACGTGTAATTAGTTATTTTGACCTATCATTTTAgataaataaatttcacatcAGTATATTTTAGCAAGATTGTAAAAATCGTTAGGTGTTCTCatgtcttttttttattatttaaattttattatttttattttttaagataaaGATTATGAAGATTATGGTGACCATAAACTCAAATTAACATTATGAAGTAAGTCTAACCGTCTAAGAGATATTTTAGGATATTATTCCTTTAAAGAAGCATGTTGTTACTCttgataaaaaaaagttattacataacaaaataaagaattactcaatacaaaataaagaagtGTGTTGTAACTGGTGCCAAAACTTTGTCTCCAAGATTTATCACTTGTACCAATTGCTCAAGTTAATCACCTAATGTCTTGTGGGTTCATCTAATTGTATAAATGACATTCCACCTTTACATTAGGACTTGCAAAGTTATTATGAATAAATAGTACTCCTTAGCCTGCTCTACTCAACTTGAAATTTTTAAGTTAGATCACGGAGTGTCCTGAGCAGACTCTATTAGCGTATGAGACACCTTTAAGCCTATAACATACTCAAACTAATACCCAACTCAAGCAATTTAATACAATTACCTTAAATTAATTGCTTTGTTCCCTTTATCATTTATCATTAAACTAGttcatatttttttgagttaaacTAGTTCATATTTAATATGCAACATTTATTACAATATATTACCCCATACCCCAAATTGATCTAAAACCGATAAAATAATGACATTGACGAAAATTAAACTACCTAGACAAAAAGATGGCGTTTTTGAAAttgaacataataataataaaaagagttaattccagcaatggtcccctgactatgttgattttccaaaattggtccccgtcttttaatttggacaatttagacaCTTGACTTTCGAATTCTTTCCAATCTTGGTCCTTCCGTCAAATGAAGGTTAAGTGAAAGTTAAATTAAGGGGTAAAGTAGTCATTTCAATGCTTAGTGTATAACTCCATGTCTTTCTCCCTTCCTTGTTATACATGGGCATTTGTTTAATGGTGACAATAGTTCCGGCGAGAGGGAATGGAGCACTGATCAACTTGAGAGTGTTCTTCTTGGGGACGAAGATGAACTCATGCACACTGCTATCACCGCGGGTTTGTCGTAGTTCCGGCGAGAGATGGTTGTTGGCGTTTCAGGTTGACCGACGACGACAATAGTTCCGGCGATGATCTAATGTTGAGCAGCGACGACGACAAAGATTTCATCGCCGGCTTCACTCTCCCAAAGCCGTCCTTTCGCGCAATTATGCCCTAATTCGATCCATCGTCGGCTTCACTTTCCCAAAGCACCCAACAAGGTGACATTCCTTTCAATCGCCGCAAAGCCCTCCCACTCCGCCTCTGTAATCGCCGCAATAAGCCTTGGATTCTCTGAAATCTCACGCACCTCTCGCTGATCTCTCAATCGACCATCTCGATTGCAACACAAATCTCCAGATCAATTTATGTGCAAAAATCCCCTTGCTCACTACCTTGCGACTCAATTTCTGGGAATTAGTAATCACAATCAGATGCAAGATCAACAATCAAAGGTTGAATCCCGTGATTTTTGTGATTTACGTCGTCGGAAACCGCTCCGCCGTCGCTGACCCAGATCCCCTTTTCTCATTTTACTGACTTCGGCCGCCGATTTGGATCCTATATGAGAAGGGACGCAAACACGGTCGCCGCCCTCAACGCAGGATTGGAGTTCTCCGAAAGCATCTTACAATGGCGGACTCTTCAAGCGGCACTACATTGCAGACCCTTTTATTGTTTGGATGAAGATGAGTATGTAGCCAGGCTTAAGGGCTCGCTCATGTGGCTATCTGGTGCGGCCATAGCAACAGGGGATGTTCACCGGAGGCATAACAAGTTAAATGACTaatttaccccttcatttaACGTTCACTTAACTAGCTTTTGACGGAAGGACCAATATTGGAAAAAATTCGAAAGTCGAGtgtctaaattgtccaaattaaaagacggggaccaattttggaaaatcaacatagtaaagggaccattgctggaattaaataaaaatctccCCAATGTCATATGTTTTTGAAGAAAACACTTGTGAATATGCGTTTgacattttcttaaaatatatatttttaaaattttatctaatttaGAGCATCTCAAATAGGAGTTTTTGTTcaaattttgagaaatttttagcttatgtggaggagagagaatgtTTGGAGTTGCATGCAAGTGATGATTTTTTTTGCGTGGCCTGCAtgagagagaaaagggaaaagagtGGCGCAGTCGTGTGCGTGACCTGTACAAACAACGCCTAGCTGCTCGTGCTGGCGCGACCGTtgctttgtttatttgtttgttttttttttatttttaatttttcgcATAGACCgactaattaatatttttctcttttttcttcttcttatctCTTTTTCATCTCTCCTAATTGGCACATTAAAAACCACAAAAATCGCTACTATTGAAAATGCTGTAGAAagatcctatttttgtatccGTAATTCCATTTTATCTGATTTCAATTAAAATCCCCAAAATTGTTTTGTGCGCACGCAAAACAGCAAGCAATAACAGCTCACGCCAACAAAAGACGGCGACGTTACAGTCCTCTATAGCCAGGGTACTAAACGACGTAGTTGCGAATAAGTCCAGCTTTATTGACTCAAGTCGGGAGAGCACAAAAGGTACAAACATAACTTCCATTCTCCCATAGTATCGTAACTTGTAAGCTCTGCGTTTCGTTTCTCGTTCCGACAGAAATCTCAGAAGAAAGATGGGAAGCCCCGCCGTCGAAGAAGAAACGCCGGCAATCAAAGCTCTCGGCTCTCTCTTCAAGCTCACCGAAATCTATCTCTCGTACGTTTAATCGAAATTTTTGGCGATATAAGcatgttaattttgattttttttttcttcttcggAATAATACCTAAGTATTTACGGTTACAGGGATGATACTTCGTATGAAGTTCACCGATGCTTGGATTCTACGGAAGCTACGGTGAGCTATGCTAAGTTTACGTTTCTTATATTATTTCTATTGGATTGGTTACAGCTGATTTGGTGGTCGCAGTGAAAGTAAATGTTGAgttttagttgtttgatttttatttcatttattttttctgcGTAGAGAGCCATCCATGAAGATGCTGTTGATTCAAATATTAATTCGGAATTTGATTTCTTACCAGAAGATATGGAGCTTGCCAAACTGATGAGTGGAATGGGGCTCCCTATGTCATTCCACACCACGCAGGTAGCAtgttaaaaaattgttttcgcatatgcattttttttcttttgacagTTTGGTAAAAAATGATGCGACTTGTTACTTGTTAGCCTGAGTGCCTGACATTGGTTTAATGTTTAATGTATCCTGCTTTAGGAATGGTGAAAATGTGAGTGAATTTGAAGTTAAGAGCACTGTTATTTTACTTTGCGATTTATTTGTGTTGTGCCAGTGCATATGGCCTGCATAGATTGAACTCCTAGGGAACTTATAGTGGATAATCTATTTTACgaaatttttttgaaacatgATGACAGtcctaaaattttttattgGAAAATGCACCTTTTCAAATTGACACTTCTCTTTGTGTTTTCATCCCCTTGTGAGTAGTGGATATGGTGGATTGCAGTAGTCTAGATATTAAGGCTATTCATTTGTATAcctagatttttattttaattcatctgatgatttgattatttttgtttCCATAGAGGAATGGAACACCTGGAGGAAAGAGAAAGCAAAAGAAGAAGCATACAGTTTCCACTCAAGATGGTGTGCAAGAGCCTATAGAAGAAAGGGTGGGTGGGTATGCATCTTCTACAATTCTGCACACAAGTGAATCATTGTCTTGCTTGTTAATAGGAAGAGAGAGTGAATTGCCAACCTTTGATAATGCAGCTAGTGTTGATGAGGTTTGTCATATCCCTGCTAGAGTGAAAGATTCAATCAGCTCAACTTTGTCTAGTGCTAAATCTacaatttatgaatttattccCAGTGATCTTGGGCAGGACCAAGAATTGAATTCCAAGTCTACATGTCATGATATTTTACTAAGAGAAGACACTGGAGTTATGGAGCACTTATCTTTAGATGGGATAGTTGGTGCTGTATGTGATAGCAAGGACCTAACAGGAGACCACATGGAGTCTATCTGTGTGGAGTCCACCTTAGCAGTTAACCATGATGGTAGAAGTGTTTTTGGTGATTGGAAGGTGTATTGGGACAACTTTTACTCGAGGAACTACTTTTATAATCTTATTTCACAAGAATGTACATGGGACCCACCTCCAGGAATGGAAGAGCTAGTGTTTATTAATATCAAAGACAAGGCAACAGAACCAGAGAATGATACAGCTAACTTGGATGTCACTCTTGCTGGTTTTGAAGAATCTGCTGATCAGTTTCTTTCTTGTGGTGCACAACCTACTCATGACTTATTAGAAGAACACAAAGGGGATATTGGATTGTTAGTTCAACAGCTTCATGATTCAATTGGAGATGAACTTGAATGTACATGGGACCCGCCTCCAGAAATAGAAGAGCTAGAGTTTATTAATATTGCAGATAAGGCAACAGATCCAGAGAATGATATAGCTAACTTGGATGTGACTCTTGCTGGTTTTGAAGAATCTGCTGATCAGTTTATTTCTCGTGGTGCACAACCTACTCTTGACTTATCAGAAGAACACAAAGGGGATATTGGATTGTTAGATCAACAGCTTCATGATTCAATTGGAGATGAACTTGAATGTACATGGGACCCACCTCCAGAAATAGAAGAGCTAGTGTTTATTAACATCACAGATAAGGCAACAGAGCCAGAGAATGATATTGCTAACTTGGATGTCACCCTTTATGGTTTTGAAGAATCTGCTGATCAGCTTCTTTCTTGTGGTACACAACCTATTCTTGACTTATCAGAAGAACACCAAGGGGATATTAAATTGTTAGATCAACAGCTTCATGATTCAGTTGGGGATGAACTTGTTGCTGACATTTCCTGTCACACCAGttctgcaaaaagaaaaaagaaatcaagGAGAGTGAAGTCCAAACAGAATTTATCCATAGGAAGTGGAGGTATGTCAGTTGTTCAGATCTCTTTTACTCTTTTAGAGTTTTAGTCACTGAGTCTACAAGTAAAATGTTTTATATCTCCTTAACCTATCTTTTTCTCCAACAGAGTTTCAATTCCCATCGATAATTGAAGGGTTTTATCCTGGTTTGAGTAAATACTGGTGTCAAAGGTAtagattattttcaaaatatgatGAAGGCATTCAAATGGATGAAGAAGGATGGTTCTCTGTTACTCCTGAGTCCTTAGCAAAGCATCATGCAGATCGTTGTGCAAATGGTACTATAGTTGATTTCTTCACTGGAGTTGGTGGAAATGCAATCCAATTTGCACAAAGGTGAGCATTCTGATTTCTCTTCTTCCTATTATTTCAAGCCCTAATTTCCCTAATGGTTAAAATTGCACCATTACATATCtctaatgtattaaaaaatgtaaagacTGTTTTACTGAAATTAGAGAGCTGGTAAGAATGCTGTGAATTACACCTTTGTTGATTTAATAACATAGTTTCTCTCTTTCTACAATCTACATTCTGAAGTTAATTGGGACTAAATCCTGGAATTCCTGTCTATTCTGGCTAAGGCATGTTAGGCATGCTTCAGATGTCCATTATTTAGTAATGATGGAACTGTATCGATAATGCTTTATATTCTTTCTAGCCATTGCTTTTGGTTTCCTTTGAAGTTTTATCACACTACTGACACATTATTTTGAGTAAAAAGGGCATGCCAGACATTGCCAATGCTCAGGCATCttgcttatttttattttcatttttaattttacctcACAAGGACAATGATTTACATTGcttctttaatttgcatataGCAGAAAACTCTGGATATCTCTATTACTCTCTGTTTGCTGTAAAGAACTTTCAACATTAGTTTGTGACTTTCATACCTAACCCTTTTCAGGTGTAGACATGTAATTGCGATCGATATTGATCCGAAGAAAATTGACTATGCACAACATAATGCAGCCATCTATGGAGTTAGTGACCAGATAGATTTCATTCGAGGAGATTCCTTTACATTGGCTCCAATGTTGAAGGTATTAATTTCTTTGTCCCATTATTCTGTGTCTGTTTGGATGTCTAATTTGCATTAGATATTTGAAATAGATGCAGAGTTTAAATAATTGCTGATTGTATATGCCCTTCTGGCATGTAGGAATTGTTATTGACTTTGTGATATTCCCGAAATATCCTGCAGCTCTTTCACCTGCTGAAGTTGGTGGTCTTAAAGGCCATGTTATAATATTTACTTGAAGAGCTATTAACCATATTTATGGCACTACTTTCCattttcaaatgaatatatattagcTGCATTCATTCAATAAAGTTGGAGTAAAATTTATTTCTCCTCACTCATCCtatgttattgaaaaattgTGTTTGTCTCATTGCAGGTCGATGTAGTCTTCATGTCGCCACCATGGGGTGGACCTGATTATGCCAAGGTTAAGACATTTGACATCAAAACTATGCTTAAGCCACATGATGGGTATGTTTGCTTGACTTCGGCTGTATATGGCCTCTAGTCCTCTAACTTTGATAGTTACTTTCCTTTTCATAGTGACCATATCATTGTGTATCTAATTTGTCTATATCTATCAGgcattttctcttcaacattGCTACGAGAATTGCTCCTAAAGTTGTCATGTTCCTTCCTAAAACTGTTGATATCAACCAATTGGCTGAGCTTGCTTTATCCGTCAATCCACCATGGTCACTAGAGGTATTTGTCCTAAATCCTTTTCCATGGTTGCAAActtctatatatacaagggtctcCTAGATCTTATTTTTGTATCCATCTTCACAATAATATATTCTCTGATGGAAGGAGCTGTTACTGCCTTAAAAAGAATGGTTTGAGGAGTGTTGTGACATGTGGGGTGGTTGGAACAAAACAAGTGAATCATGAGGGACATTGAGGGTTGGTTGTTGCAGACtagtttttatttcttattcagATTAAGAGTTAATAGATTGTGCAATACAACTTTGATAGCCACTGCCCAAATGTGCGCACTGAGTGAAACACTTCTTGTGCCATACAACTTTGACAATGATGATTAATGCAACTTCTCTAGCAAGGGTTAATGATACACTTCATGCAATAAGTTATTTCACATGTTTAAATAACCCGAAAATCTGCAATTCTCCTTGGTTTTAAATGGCTGCGAATTGTACTATAATGCATATggaaatacggagtaacaaaaTATCTGTCCTCGCTATATAAATTTTAACTCTACCTTGTTTGTGGTCCTAGGTGGAGAAGAATTTCTTAAATGGCAAGCTGAAAGCAATCACGGCCTACTTCATTAAGTCTTCCTCATAGCAGACATGCGAGCCCAAGGTCAGCATCAAACCAAGACTTTACCTGGCTGGACCTACTGTAGTACTGGGAACATCTTTGTCTCTTCTCAATTCGtacatatgtattatgtattagCATTTAACAACATATTCGTGCACACACTTGTGTAATATGGAGTACATTAACTGTCAGTGTCAAATGGATGAACTAGCTCTTTTGATCAATATACACTGAGTAATTTAATTAGCGGACAAAATATAGAATTTAACAGTGTTTACTTTGATTCTTCATTTTCATGGACTAAACGTATTCTGtgttttctcattttttaatggaataattttttcaattagtatattttgaatatttttgggCTCAGATTGTAAATGTTATATTATTGGGGTAATCGTTATGTGGTGGTCCAAACTTTTTCTGCTCCTTTACAAGCTGCCAATATTAATAGTCATAATTAATCAAAAGATATTAATTAAGTGGgacaaatttaaatatatgatgtgaatgtaaaaaaaaaaaaagtctcaagTCTCCTAAAGAAATTTTACTTTATTGAGACTATGTttgaaaaaaaagttaaaccGGTAAAGatatatctttttatttttctttattttgcctTCTTAattgtaaacttttttttatacTCTATAGTTTTTTGTGATGTGGAAAAAAAACAAGAGACAACCTTTTATGCGAGTAAAAAGAATTAGAGAAGTCATGCACGATTGTGACTTACACACAACCAGCGTGGCTCACATTTGGTAGTTGCCAACTAAtgaccatttttctttttctaatttttattttgtattcctct encodes:
- the LOC116027366 gene encoding bZIP transcription factor 46, with the translated sequence MGSNLNFKNFGNEQLGDGGGRQASFGLVRQPSVYSLTFDEFQSAVGCGIGKDFGSMNMDELLKNIWSAEENQTMGSASGGQQQNSGPSGYLQRQGSLTLPRTLSQKTVDEVWRDIMKEYCVEKDGSGGGSGGGGGGGGVGGSNTPQRQQTLGEMTLEEFLSKAGVVREETQMAGQVTNGGGVFGDLVSNTGLGFGYQQAGQNNAGLMGGRMPENNPNLMLNMSQARPSQPHPGTSQLQQHQHQQKVEQQKIESQQQQKIEQQNHHHHHQQPLFPKQPTLAYGAPMPIPANGQLRSNGMKGGVMGIPDAAAINGNLVQGSTLQGGGMGLVGLGPGGVTVATGSPAVSSDGLTKSNGDTSSVSPVPYAFNGNVRGRKSSALEKVVERRQRRMIKNRESAARSRARKQAYTMELEAEVAKLKEENQELRKKQAEMMEMQKNQVLEMMNLQRGAKRRCLRRTQTSPW